The proteins below come from a single Eucalyptus grandis isolate ANBG69807.140 chromosome 3, ASM1654582v1, whole genome shotgun sequence genomic window:
- the LOC104435994 gene encoding VAN3-binding protein isoform X2 has translation MESNFSSAPTQAHPETMDFLSRAWCDFAVQAFQPPSHDPHNQSIVLLDPPIEKLEKEMSSPDNFLRMDNSVTMDDAAFKSLPPWKSNDVKSWIWMQQAMHPELNYNSCFRKKWAPWKMMSFKIISIKKWLKEMKLKRKEEERLQRTEVHAAISVAGVAAALAAIAAESSKSGEPLSLGSEKEAAVASAAALVAAQCAQVAEAMGAKREQLSNVIRSATSSTSAGDILTLTAAATTSLRGAATLKARTGCRNRLKGTSPVLPIDQDQNDFDFDFDKGRSVLAKGAELSIETPDGRYVARTVSLFLNNEAKVILQLRKLNLLKSKQESIVLDLHAELYKDGEAGETETCYLIVLTTSRGTIKLDMVDDYRRYKLWTTTINHLLILSASFSNYELQFYRK, from the exons ATGGAGTCCAACTTCAGCTCCGCACCAACTCAAGCTCACCCCGAGACCATGGACTTTCTCTCCCGCGCATGGTGCGATTTCGCGGTCCAAGCCTTTCAGCCTCCGTCGCACGATCCTCATAACCAGTCGATTGTCCTGCTCGATCCCCCGATTGAGAAACTAGAGAAAGAGATGAGCTCTCCTGACAATTTCCTG AGGATGGACAATAGCGTGACCATGGATGATGCAGCTTTCAAGTCTTTACCTCCATGGAAATCAAATGACGTCAAG TCGTGGATATGGATGCAACAGGCTATGCACCCAGAACTAAACTATAACAGCTGTTTCAGGAAAAAATGG GCTCCGTGGAAGATGATGTCGTTCAAGATCATCTCAATTAAGAAGTGGTTGAAAGAGATGAAGctaaagaggaaggaagaagagaggttGCAAAGAACCGAAGTTCATGCAGCGATATCGGTGGCAGGTGTGGCGGCTGCCCTAGCTGCCATCGCTGCTGAGAGCTCAAAGAGCGGTGAGCCTTTATCCCTGGGCTCAGAGAAGGAAGCAGCGGTGGCATCTGCAGCAGCCCTCGTGGCGGCACAGTGCGCGCAGGTGGCGGAGGCGATGGGAGCGAAGAGGGAGCAGCTTAGCAATGTGATAAGATCAGCCACGAGCAGCACCAGCGCAGGTGACATCTTGACACTCACTGCCGCAGCTACTACAT CATTAAGAGGAGCTGCCACACTCAAGGCAAGGACCGGATGCAGGAACAGATTAAAGGGTACTTCACCAGTTCTTCCAATTGACCAGGACCAGAACGACTTTGACTTCGACTTCGACAAAGGCCGTTCGGTCTTAGCCAAAGGTGCTGAGCTCAGCATCGAAACGCCAGATG GGAGGTACGTGGCGAGAACAGTTTCCTTATTCCTAAACAACGAAGCCAAG GTGATTCTCCAACTTAGGAAGCTCAATCTGTTGAAAAGCAAACAGGAAA GCATTGTATTGGACTTGCATGCTGAATTATATAAGGATGGAGAGGCCGGAGAGACCGAGACATGCTATCTCATTGTATTGACGACAAGCCGTGGAACAATTAAGCTGGACATGGTGGATGATTATCGACGATACAAGTTATGGACAACCACTATCAATCATTTACTGATCCTGTCCGCTTCATTTAGCAACTATGAGCTTCAGTTCTATAGGAAATAA
- the LOC104435994 gene encoding VAN3-binding protein isoform X1: MESNFSSAPTQAHPETMDFLSRAWCDFAVQAFQPPSHDPHNQSIVLLDPPIEKLEKEMSSPDNFLNLQRMDNSVTMDDAAFKSLPPWKSNDVKSWIWMQQAMHPELNYNSCFRKKWAPWKMMSFKIISIKKWLKEMKLKRKEEERLQRTEVHAAISVAGVAAALAAIAAESSKSGEPLSLGSEKEAAVASAAALVAAQCAQVAEAMGAKREQLSNVIRSATSSTSAGDILTLTAAATTSLRGAATLKARTGCRNRLKGTSPVLPIDQDQNDFDFDFDKGRSVLAKGAELSIETPDGRYVARTVSLFLNNEAKVILQLRKLNLLKSKQESIVLDLHAELYKDGEAGETETCYLIVLTTSRGTIKLDMVDDYRRYKLWTTTINHLLILSASFSNYELQFYRK; the protein is encoded by the exons ATGGAGTCCAACTTCAGCTCCGCACCAACTCAAGCTCACCCCGAGACCATGGACTTTCTCTCCCGCGCATGGTGCGATTTCGCGGTCCAAGCCTTTCAGCCTCCGTCGCACGATCCTCATAACCAGTCGATTGTCCTGCTCGATCCCCCGATTGAGAAACTAGAGAAAGAGATGAGCTCTCCTGACAATTTCCTG AATTTGCAGAGGATGGACAATAGCGTGACCATGGATGATGCAGCTTTCAAGTCTTTACCTCCATGGAAATCAAATGACGTCAAG TCGTGGATATGGATGCAACAGGCTATGCACCCAGAACTAAACTATAACAGCTGTTTCAGGAAAAAATGG GCTCCGTGGAAGATGATGTCGTTCAAGATCATCTCAATTAAGAAGTGGTTGAAAGAGATGAAGctaaagaggaaggaagaagagaggttGCAAAGAACCGAAGTTCATGCAGCGATATCGGTGGCAGGTGTGGCGGCTGCCCTAGCTGCCATCGCTGCTGAGAGCTCAAAGAGCGGTGAGCCTTTATCCCTGGGCTCAGAGAAGGAAGCAGCGGTGGCATCTGCAGCAGCCCTCGTGGCGGCACAGTGCGCGCAGGTGGCGGAGGCGATGGGAGCGAAGAGGGAGCAGCTTAGCAATGTGATAAGATCAGCCACGAGCAGCACCAGCGCAGGTGACATCTTGACACTCACTGCCGCAGCTACTACAT CATTAAGAGGAGCTGCCACACTCAAGGCAAGGACCGGATGCAGGAACAGATTAAAGGGTACTTCACCAGTTCTTCCAATTGACCAGGACCAGAACGACTTTGACTTCGACTTCGACAAAGGCCGTTCGGTCTTAGCCAAAGGTGCTGAGCTCAGCATCGAAACGCCAGATG GGAGGTACGTGGCGAGAACAGTTTCCTTATTCCTAAACAACGAAGCCAAG GTGATTCTCCAACTTAGGAAGCTCAATCTGTTGAAAAGCAAACAGGAAA GCATTGTATTGGACTTGCATGCTGAATTATATAAGGATGGAGAGGCCGGAGAGACCGAGACATGCTATCTCATTGTATTGACGACAAGCCGTGGAACAATTAAGCTGGACATGGTGGATGATTATCGACGATACAAGTTATGGACAACCACTATCAATCATTTACTGATCCTGTCCGCTTCATTTAGCAACTATGAGCTTCAGTTCTATAGGAAATAA